The following proteins are co-located in the Silene latifolia isolate original U9 population chromosome 1, ASM4854445v1, whole genome shotgun sequence genome:
- the LOC141587130 gene encoding F-box only protein 8-like, producing the protein MPVESEKSSKKAKSSSSNIRHSSKYLPLDVWASIIVNLPVKTLLRFRCVCKSWCSIIDHPDFAYTNLKLRKIDSEKSKIIALEGFGYQGGVLYQGARRCLLTVRQGDTLRKTAHIFESDDRYYLVGRCNELLLLRRFVYPGDFNPGYEKEMRLWNPSIRKSLLIPPCPLVNAIYLLGFAPRSKDYKIIAIDNNINRPKNYSYIAVYTLSNQQWCVRNNNDPQRIYVPPTAFYFQGAAHWFGKDPLVENQHQYELTHLVSFNFDLEKFTFLKIPRDSKGTDITRFLFILGESLAIFSVTRERSRIWVLDQGRSGKGVWTKWFSGRSNSDTYYLFSTSWSYSPLFYETDGERYFIIGRKSYNIDSGRVKELGKSMSGYLDLGMYMESLVLWKGYGAEDMASFP; encoded by the coding sequence ATGCCCGTCGAAAGCGAAAAGAGCTCGAAGAAGGCgaaatcatcatcatcaaacaTACGCCATAGTTCCAAGTACTTACCCCTTGATGTGTGGGCAAGTATTATCGTCAATTTACCAGTGAAAACCTTGTTGAGATTCAGGTGCGTCTGTAAATCTTGGTGCTCCATTATTGATCACCCTGACTTTGCTTACACGAATCTTAAACTGCGGAAAATTGATTCGGAGAAAAGTAAAATAATTGCCCTTGAAGGATTTGGATACCAAGGTGGAGTACTCTACCAAGGTGCAAGAAGATGCTTGTTGACAGTTCGTCAGGGCGACACTCTTCGAAAAACTGCTCATATTTTCGAGAGTGATGACAGATACTATCTAGTAGGGAGATGTAATGAATTGTTGTTATTGAGGCGGTTTGTTTATCCAGGCGATTTCAACCCTGGTTATGAAAAAGAAATGAGACTGTGGAACCCTTCTATTCGCAAATCGTTGTTAATTCCCCCTTGCCCGCTTGTCAATGCTATCTACCTACTTGGGTTTGCCCCTCGCAGTAAGGATTATAAAATCATTGCGATTGATAATAATATTAATCGTCCAAAGAATTACTCGTATATTGCAGTTTATACCCTCAGCAATCAACAATGGTGTGTTAGAAATAATAATGACCCTCAGCGGATTTATGTCCCACCGACTGCTTTCTATTTCCAAGGGGCTGCACATTGGTTCGGAAAGGATCCACTTGTGGAGAACCAACATCAGTATGAACTAACTCATCTTGTTTCTTTTAACTTTGATTTGGAAAAATTCACGTTTTTGAAAATTCCAAGGGATTCGAAGGGAACTGATATCACGAGGTTTTTGTTTATTCTTGGGGAATCGCTGGCAATTTTTAGTGTTACTCGAGAAAGATCAAGAATATGGGTGCTGGATCAGGGGAGGAGCGGAAAGGGGGTATGGACTAAATGGTTTTCAGGACGTTCCAATAGTGATACTTATTATTTATTCAGTACCTCTTGGTCATATTCGCCACTCTTTTATGAAACTGATGGAGAAAGGTATTTTATTATTGGGAGGAAGTCTTATAATATTGATAGTGGACGAGTGAAAGAGCTCGGAAAATCTATGAGCGGTTATTTGGATTTGGGAATGTATATGGAGAGCTTGGTATTGTGGAAAGGATACGGAGCTGAGGATATGGCTTCTTTCCCATGA
- the LOC141587140 gene encoding uncharacterized protein LOC141587140, with protein sequence MGHLGSIGCSLTVCRGNILKKSAYFYKRSHGFSVIGRCNELILVTRNVRHRNTGYQKVMILCNPSIRKSLLIPPCPIGDSMYVLGFAPRSKDYKIVAISVGRNQDEEPRKTSVVVYTLSDQQWRIRNNVVDISCWEIKSRVPKVFYFQGAAHWFGNTNTHLVSLDFDSEKVTSMEIPNALNETKTMRFLFLLGKSLAIFSISKERSGIWVLEQGKGRLLVIVAV encoded by the exons ATGGGACACCTTGGAAGTATAGGATGCTCGTTGACAGTTTGTCGAGGCAACATTCTTAAGAAAAGCGCTTACTTTTACAAGAGATCCCACGGGTTCAGTGTGATAGGGAGATGTAATGAGTTGATTTTAGTAACACGCAATGTTCGTCATAGGAACACTGGCTATCAAAAAGTAATGATATTATGTAACCCTTCTATTAGAAAATCACTGTTAATTCCACCTTGCCCAATTGGCGATTCTATGTATGTATTAGGATTTGCCCCTCGCAGTAAAGACTATAAAATCGTCGCAATATCAGTCGGACGAAACCAAGACGAAGAGCCTAGAAAGACGAGTGTTGTAGTATATACACTCAGTGACCAACAATGGAGGATAAGAAATAATGTCGTGGATATCAGCTGTTGGGAGATTAAAAGCCGCGTGCCAAAAGTGTTTTACTTTCAAGGAGCTGCACATTGGTTTGGAAACACAAACACTCATCTTGTTTCCCTTGACTTTGATTCGGAAAAAGTCACCTCTATGGAAATCCCGAATGCTTTGAACGAAACAAAAACTATGAGGTTTTTGTTTCTTCTTGGCAAGTCGCTAGCGATTTTCAGCATTTCTAAAGAACGGTCAGGAATATGGGTGCTGGAGCAGGGGAAGGGGCGG CTGCTGGTTATTGTTGCTGTTTGA